A region from the Benincasa hispida cultivar B227 chromosome 10, ASM972705v1, whole genome shotgun sequence genome encodes:
- the LOC120088515 gene encoding heterogeneous nuclear ribonucleoprotein F isoform X1 encodes MNMFYRGSYADGGDGREMGAKRQRIVDQGSSYYGTPPGSGFMYNTSPYAYVNQPPPFPVVRLRGLPFDCMETDVVEFFHGLDIVDILFVHKNGKFTGEGFCVLGYPLQVDFALQRNRQNMGRRYVEIFRSNRQEYYKAVANEVFDARGGSPRRSAPRSKLNDEVKDCAEHTGVLRLRGLPYSAGKDDILDFFKGFNLSEDSIHLTLNSEGRPSGEAFVEFSNEQDSKAAMSKDRMTLGSRYIELFPSSHEELDEAISRGR; translated from the exons ATGAACATGTTCTACCGAGG TTCATATGCTGATGGTGGTGATGGTCGTGAAATGGGTGCGAAGCGTCAAAGGATAGTCGATCAGGGATCTTCTTATTATGGGACTCCTCCGGGTTCTGGGTTTATGTATAATACAAGTCCCTATGCATATGTTAATCAGCCACCACCATTTCCTGTTGTCAGACTACGGGGTCTTCCTTTCGATTGCATGGAAACTGATGTTGTCGAGTTCTTTCACGGTCTTGACATAGTTGACATTCTTTTCGTCCACAAGAATGGAAAATTCACAGGGGAAGGTTTTTGTGTTTTGGGTTATCCGCTGCAGGTTGATTTTGCCCTTCAGAGGAATAGGCAAAACATGGGCAGAAGATATGTTGAGATTTTCAGGAGTAATCGTCAAGAATACTACAAGGCTGTAGCAAACGAAGTTTTCGATGCGCGGGGTGGGTCACCAAGAAGAAGTGCACCCAGGTCCAAGTTAAATGATGAGGTGAAAGACTGTGCTGAACACACCGGTGTATTACGCCTGAGAGGATTGCCATATTCTGCAGGCAAGGATGACATACTGGACTTCTTCAAAGGTTTCAACTTATCAGAAGATTCAATTCATTTAACACTGAATTCAGAGGGGAGACCAAGTGGGGAAGCATTTGTCGAATTCTCAAACGAGCAAGACTCGAAAGCAGCCATGTCCAAGGATAGAATGACACTAGGTAGCCGTTACATCGAGTTGTTCCCATCATCACATGAAGAATTGGACGAAGCAATCTCTAGAGGACGGTGA
- the LOC120088515 gene encoding heterogeneous nuclear ribonucleoprotein F isoform X2: MGLLRVLGLCIIQVPMHMLIIDILFVHKNGKFTGEGFCVLGYPLQVDFALQRNRQNMGRRYVEIFRSNRQEYYKAVANEVFDARGGSPRRSAPRSKLNDEVKDCAEHTGVLRLRGLPYSAGKDDILDFFKGFNLSEDSIHLTLNSEGRPSGEAFVEFSNEQDSKAAMSKDRMTLGSRYIELFPSSHEELDEAISRGR; encoded by the exons ATGGGACTCCTCCGGGTTCTGGGTTTATGTATAATACAAGTCCCTATGCATATGTTAATCA TTGACATTCTTTTCGTCCACAAGAATGGAAAATTCACAGGGGAAGGTTTTTGTGTTTTGGGTTATCCGCTGCAGGTTGATTTTGCCCTTCAGAGGAATAGGCAAAACATGGGCAGAAGATATGTTGAGATTTTCAGGAGTAATCGTCAAGAATACTACAAGGCTGTAGCAAACGAAGTTTTCGATGCGCGGGGTGGGTCACCAAGAAGAAGTGCACCCAGGTCCAAGTTAAATGATGAGGTGAAAGACTGTGCTGAACACACCGGTGTATTACGCCTGAGAGGATTGCCATATTCTGCAGGCAAGGATGACATACTGGACTTCTTCAAAGGTTTCAACTTATCAGAAGATTCAATTCATTTAACACTGAATTCAGAGGGGAGACCAAGTGGGGAAGCATTTGTCGAATTCTCAAACGAGCAAGACTCGAAAGCAGCCATGTCCAAGGATAGAATGACACTAGGTAGCCGTTACATCGAGTTGTTCCCATCATCACATGAAGAATTGGACGAAGCAATCTCTAGAGGACGGTGA
- the LOC120088900 gene encoding cyclin-dependent protein kinase inhibitor SMR13: protein MATRTRRNLPNLKLTKKIKKTKKQQQQNQIPATVQNDIVQFTDECSDTDGGCSTPKAERHRIPEILTCPPAPKKPRAVSDCSFRRSPIAFFAPPELELFFFVSLPVPDISV, encoded by the coding sequence ATGGCCACAAGAACCAGAAGAAATTTACCCAACTTGAAGCTAACTAAGAAAATCAAGAAGACGAAGAAACAGCAGCAACAGAACCAGATTCCGGCCACCGTACAAAACGACATCGTTCAATTTACCGACGAGTGTTCTGACACCGACGGCGGCTGCAGTACTCCAAAAGCAGAGAGACACAGAATCCCAGAGATTCTGACGTGTCCACCGGCGCCGAAGAAACCAAGAGCTGTTTCTGATTGCTCATTCCGACGATCGCCCATTGCCTTTTTTGCCCCTCCAGAGTTAGAgctcttcttctttgtttccTTGCCGGTGCCGGACATTTCAGTCTGA